The following DNA comes from Candidatus Alcyoniella australis.
CGCTTCTGGGCAAGTTCGGACAGCAGGTTCTCTTTGGCCTGACGTTCGAGCTTGCGATGGGCTCTGGCCCGGTTGCGGATATATCGGTTGGCGCGCATCGGGTGGAAGATCAACGCCTCGGACAAATAGTAGCACTCGCCCACCGGAATCACGCGGCCCTGGAAGATCTCCTTGCGCGCGAACCCGCGCGGCTTGGGATCGATCACGCAGAGCTTGATGCGCTCCAGCAGGTCGCACAGCGCCACGCCCTCCGCGCCGGACTTTAGCACCTGGAACAGGCTGCGCCGCGTCTTGGTGAAACCCTCGAGCACCAATCGCTGTTCCTCGTCCTCGCCGGATCCGTACTGCTCAAAGAACAGCTCGGCCGGAGTCCGGCCGCTGTCGTTAAGCTTGCGTTCGAAAACGTACCAGTCCAGGAAGTTGGTCAGGTGTTGCTCAAACCCGGTCTCGGATTCGGAGACTCGTCCGATCGTTGCAAAATAGCGGATGCGGGCCTCGATGATCTCGGTTCCGAACTGCTCGCTGGAGAACTGCAACAGTCGCTCGTAATACGGGGCGATCTCCACGGTCGGCGTGTTATCCCGAATGTACGATCCGGCCGTTGACGATCGTGGCCTTGATTACGCCGGGCAGGCTCCAGCCGTCGAACGGCGTGTTGTGGCTGCGCGAGCGCAGGCACATCGCGTCGACGGTCCACTCCTGTTCCGGGTCAAAAACCACCACGTCGGCCGGTTGATCCACGGCGAGCGATCCGCCGGGCAGGCCCATAATGCGGGCCGGGGCGGTGGACATGCGCTGGATCAGTGTGGGCAGATCCAGCTGCCCCTGCCTCACCAGGCGCAGCATTAAGCCCAGTGCGGTCTCCAGGCCGATTACGCCGTTGGCCGCCTTGTCGAACTCGACGATCTTCAGCCGGTCGTCGTGGGGCGCGTGGTCGGTGGCCACCGCGTCGATCGTGCCGTCGGCCAGGCCGGTGAGCACGGCGATGCGATCCTGCTCCGAGCGCAGCGGCGGCGACATCTTGCACTGGGTGTTGTAGCCGCGCACCGCCTTTTCGGTCAGCGTCAGGTGGTGCGGCGTGGCCTCGGCCGTGACCCTGACATCGCGCGCCTTGGCCCAGCGGATCAGGTCGACCGAGCCCGCGGTGCTCACGTGGGCGATGTGGATCGGCGCGCCGGTCATCTCGGCGAGGATCAGGTTGCGCGCGACCATCGACTCCTCGGCCGCGTTGGGGATTCCGGGCAGACCCAGCTCGGTGCTGACGAACCCCTCGTTGACCTGCCCGCCCTGGCTCAGATACATGTCCTCGCAGTGTAAGATCACCGGCATATCGAACATCGAGGCGTACTCGAGCACCAGCCGCGCGACCTGGGAATTCCTGATCTCGTTGCCGTCGTCGGAGAGCGCTACGGCACCGGCAGTCTTGAGCT
Coding sequences within:
- a CDS encoding dihydroorotase; its protein translation is MKLLIKGGRVIDPAQGIDKPLDVLIEKGRIASLIQPASRVRPAMDKVKTIDATGCIVAPGLIDMHVHFREPGFEHKETIESGCAAAAAGGFTSVCCMANTNPVNDNQAITLMIIAQAQKANGVRVYPIAAATVGQNGEAATEIGELKTAGAVALSDDGNEIRNSQVARLVLEYASMFDMPVILHCEDMYLSQGGQVNEGFVSTELGLPGIPNAAEESMVARNLILAEMTGAPIHIAHVSTAGSVDLIRWAKARDVRVTAEATPHHLTLTEKAVRGYNTQCKMSPPLRSEQDRIAVLTGLADGTIDAVATDHAPHDDRLKIVEFDKAANGVIGLETALGLMLRLVRQGQLDLPTLIQRMSTAPARIMGLPGGSLAVDQPADVVVFDPEQEWTVDAMCLRSRSHNTPFDGWSLPGVIKATIVNGRIVHSG